The Chroicocephalus ridibundus chromosome 17, bChrRid1.1, whole genome shotgun sequence genome window below encodes:
- the GPATCH8 gene encoding G patch domain-containing protein 8 isoform X2, translated as MGMGRMEMELDYAEDATERRRVLEVEKEDTEELRQKYKDYVDKEKAIAKALEDLRANFYCELCDKQYQKHQEFDNHINSYDHAHKQRLKDLKQREFARNVSSRSRKDERKQEKALRRLHELAEQRRQPECAPGSGPMFRTTTVAVDEEGGEEDDSAANSSSFIQTTSGQGTDMTMDRGFLNTGQVGGTVTPSQMPIQTAQAISFGIKSTLGTPLQKIGVSFSFAKKTPVKLETIASVFKDHGEESSSADGAKGDERGSSDAGSLQKSGEGDSTNNSDSKAEEDDQHDKDSGSLATTLSKLKKMRREDGPMAVEPEYYHYIPPAHCKVKPNFQFLLFMKSTEQMEAENVNKKNTHEVKKGSSPKPKPGKHAEKAAESAGPQKEQSTTETAAQQSKTQLKEAPENTSVQESKRLTESDLPEPDTTKEAAQPVPSCKDVTEGPKHPTGPFFPVLSKDESTTLQWPSELLIFTKAEPSVSYSCNPLYFDFKLSRNKDAKGKGAEKSKDPGGLCKENVQSTESGEISKAKEAESAANSSALKMENKSLSACGSLNKQEPGLTSVSKEEGEESSKSLTGKSKSGRSHKHKKKKKHKKSSKHKRKHKEEADEKSRKTDLGEEKPKKRKRHRHKKGKSSLSAESERALKTELSEDCGHFQKKKWCSQESQRKSLSAEEGSSGKKEDGGNSCQEHGSKKHKADLQQLSAARRRCSAPSLGRASRRSRQSSGDYDSDEGSHRKHCRQKSPSQYSDDYDSGSDHSRSRSRSGRRHSSRRSYSTSSDASSDHSRYSHRRSYSDDSYSDYSDRSRCHSKRSHDSEDDSDYNSSNHRSKRRKYSSSDDDYSSSRSRSRSRSRSRTNPRSRSRTRSRGRTRSSSCSRSRSKRRSRSVTGRSWKRSRSYSRDRSRSTRSHSQRSLSRKGSRGHESPEERRSGRRDFIRSKIYRSQSPHYFRTGRNEGSSLKKEDGKGEDLKGSGSLSQNSSCSGTGRTSEGDCSPEERNSVTAKLLLEKIQSRKVEKKPCVADEVLAGANKVGIKLKDPPQGYFGPKLPPSLGNKPVLPLIGKLPTVRKPNSKRYEDSGLERGEDQELSDSEDVSQGIEEGPLAGQSLLDEVVMVIQDKPLDEQKRDEPAVEMPSIPLEAPALPECFGSGELVMPHNFLSDPSDGDGLEPMDRGNQPVPVETSMMPLVPDVEHFSGYVPQSGEPSIEGDREGGEDSSLAPLESQPITFTPEEMEKYSKLQQAAQQHIQQQLLAKQVKAFPASATLAPAAPALQPIHIQQPAAASATSITTVQHAILQHHAAAAAAAIGIHPHPHPQPLAQVHHIPQPHLTPISLSHLTHSIIPGHPATFLASHPIHIIPASAIHPGPFTFHPVPHALYPTLLAPRPAAAAAATALHLHPLLHPIFSGQDLQHPPSHGT; from the exons AGGTTGAAAGATCTCAAGCAGAGGGAATTTGCTCGCAATGTCTCTTCGAGATCACGGAAAgatgaaaggaagcaggagaaagCCCTCCGGCGTCTACACGAACTGGCGGAGCAGAGGAGGCAGCCTGAATG CGCTCCTGGCAGCGGCCCCATGTTCAGAACCACCACGGTGGCTGTGGATGAGGAAGGTGGAGAGGAGGATGATTCTGCAGCCAACAGCAGCTCTTTCATCCAGACGACTTCTGGCCAAGGTACAGACATGACTATGGACAGAGGTTTCCTAAACACTGGACAAGTCGGTGGCACTGTTACGCCAAGCCAGATGCCCATCCAGACGGCGCAAGCAATCAGCTTTGGCATTAAGAGTACTTTGGGAACGCCACTGCAGAAGATTGGCGTGTCCTTTTCCTTTGCCAAGAAGACGCCGGTAAAGCTTGAGACCATCGCTTCTGTTTTCAAGGACCACGGGGAAGAATCGAGTTCTGCAGATGGAGCAAAAGGTGATGAGAGAGGGTCCTCGGACGCAGGGAGCCTGCAGAAATCTGGCGAGGGCGATAGCACAAATAATTCCGACAGCAAGGCGGAGGAAGATGACCAACATGACAAAGATAGCGGGTCCCTAGCCACCACGTTATCAAAACTCAAAAAGATGAGACGAGAAGACGGACCAATGGCAGTTGAACCAGAATACTACCACTATATTCCCCCAGCCCATTGTAAAGTAAAGCCTAATTTTCAATTCCTGCTTTTCATGAAGTCTACCGAACAAATGGAAGCTGaaaatgtgaacaaaaaaaaCACGCATGAAGTAAAAAAGGGCAGTTCTCCCAAACCCAAACCCGGCAAGCACGCGGAGAAGGCTGCTGAGAGCGCGGGGCCGCAGAAGGAGCAGAGCACTACTGAaactgcagctcagcagagcaaAACACAACTAAAGGAAGCCCCGGAAAACACGAGTGTGCAGGAGAGCAAGCGTCTGACAGAGAGCGATCTCCCTGAGCCAGACACTACTAAAGAAGCTGCTCAGCCTGTCCCAAGCTGCAAAGATGTCACTGAAGGACCAAAGCATCCGACGGGACCTTTTTTCCCCGTTCTGAGTAAAGATGAGAGCACGACTCTCCAGTGGCCTTCAGAGCTTCTCATATTTACCAAAGCGGAACCGTCGGTTTCATACAGTTGTAACCCCCTGTATTTTGACTTCAAGCTCTCTCGTAACAAAGATGCTAAAGGTAAAGGGGCAGAGAAATCGAAGGATCCGGGGGGTCTTTGTAAAGAAAACGTTCAGAGCACAGAATCCGGCGAGATAAGCAAAGCCAAGGAGGCAGAAAGCGCGGCCAACAGTTCTGctctaaaaatggaaaacaaatctcTGTCCGCCTGTGGCTCCCTGAACAAGCAGGAGCCCGGTTTGACAAGCGTTAgtaaggaagagggagaggagagcagtaAAAGCCTAACCGGTAAGAGTAAATCCGGAAGATCCcataaacacaaaaagaaaaagaagcacaaaaagtCCAGCAAACACAAACGGAAACACAAGGAGGAAGCGGATGAGAAGAGCCGAAAAACTGACCTGGGGGAAGAGAAACCCAAGAAACGGAAAAGacacaggcacaaaaaaggcaaatCCTCTCTGTCTGCTGAATCGGAACGGGCGCTGaaaactgaactgtctgaagacTGTGGccacttccagaagaaaaaatggTGCTCTCAGGAGTCCCAGAGGAAGTCTCTGTCTGCCGAAGAGGGAAGCAGCGGTAAAAAAGAGGACGGTGGTAACTCCTGCCAAGAGCACGGCAGCAAAAAACACAAGGCCGACCTGCAGCAGTTATCTGCTGCGAGGAGACGGTGTTCggctccttccctgggcagggccagccgCAGGAGCCGGCAGAGCAGCGGGGACTACGACAGCGACGAGGGCTCTCACAGGAAGCACTGCCGGCAGAAATCCCCCTCGCAGTACAGCGACGACTACGACTCCGGCAGCGACCACTCCAGGAGCCGCTCCAGGTCGGGGCGGAGGCACTCCTCCCGCAGGTCCTATTCCACCAGCTCCGATGCTTCCTCCGACCACAGCCGCTACAGCCATCGGAGAAGTTACTCGGATGATAGCTACAGTGATTACAGTGACCGCTCAAGGTGCCATTCGAAGCGGTCCCACGACTCGGAGGATGACTCCGACTACAACAGCTCCAATCACAGATCAAAGCGGCGCAAGTACTCCTCTTCCGACGATGACTACAGCTCGAGCAGGAGCAGGTCGAGGAGTCGAAGCAGGAGCCGAACCAACCCTCGAAGCAGGTCAAGAACAAGGAGCCGGGGCAGAAcacgcagcagcagctgcagccgcAGTCGGAGCAAGAGGAGAAGCCGAAGCGTCACGGGTCGCAGCTGGAAACGGAGCCGCAGCTATAGCAGGGATCGCAGCCGCAGCACGAGAAGCCACTCACAGAGGTCTCTCTCGCGAAAGGGCTCTCGAGGCCACGAGAGCCCCGAGGAGAGGAGGTCCGGGAGGAGAGACTTCATCAGGTCCAAAATCTATCGCTCGCAATCTCCTCACTATTTCCGGACAGGCCGAAATGAAGGATCGTCGCTGAAGAAAGAGGATGGCAAAGGAGAGGATCTGAAAGGATCTGGCTCCCTCTCCCAAAACAGCAGCTGCTCTGGCACGGGGAGGACCTCGGAAGGCGACTGCAGTCCAGAGGAGAGAAACTCCGTCACTGCGAAACTTCTCCTGGAGAAGATTCAATCCAGGAAGGTTGAGAAGAAGCCCTGTGTTGCTGACGAGGTGCTGGCAGGGGCGAACAAGGTGGGCATAAAGCTCAAAGATCCTCCCCAGGGATACTTCGGCCCCAAACTTCCTCCTTCCTTAGGCAACAAACCGGTTCTCCCCTTAATTGGGAAACTGCCAACCGTTCGAAAACCAAACTCCAAAAGATATGAAGACTCTGGCTTGGAGAGGGGTGAGGACCAAGAGCTGTCGGATTCCGAGGACGTTTCCCAAGGCATCGAGGAGGGTCCGTTGGCCGGCCAGTCCCTCCTGGACGAAGTGGTGATGGTCATTCAGGACAAACCTCTGGATGAGCAGAAACGCGATGAACCTGCTGTGGAAATGCCGTCCATTCCCCTCGAAGCGCCGGCGCTCCCCGAGTGCTTTGGTTCTGGAGAGCTGGTCATGCCGCACAACTTCCTCTCGGATCCGAGCGATGGCGATGGGCTAGAACCTATGGACAGGGGCAACCAGCCGGTCCCGGTGGAAACCAGTATGATGCCCTTAGTTCCGGATGTCGAGCACTTTTCTGGCTACGTGCCTCAGAGCGGGGAGCCGAGCATCGAAGGGGATCGGGAAGGAGGAGAAGACTCCTCTCTAGCCCCGCTCGAAAGCCAGCCCATCACTTTTACGCCcgaagaaatggagaaatacagcaagctgcagcaagctgctcagcagcacattcagcagcagcttctggcaAAGCAGGTCAAGGCTTTTCCAGCCTCGGCGACCCTGGCGCCGGCGGCGcctgccctgcagcccatccaCATCCAGCAGCCGGCGGCGGCCTCTGCCACCTCCATCACCACGGTGCAGCACGCCATCCTGCAGCACcacgccgccgcggccgccgccgccatcggcATccaccctcacccccacccccagcccctcgctcAGGTTCATCATATACCCCAGCCCCACTTGACGCCCATTTCCTTATCCCACTTGACCCACTCCATTATTCCAGGGCATCCTGCTACGTTTCTAGCCAGCCACCCCATCCACATCATTCCGGCGTCAGCCATCCATCCGGGCCCCTTTACTTTCCATCCGGTTCCTCACGCTCTTTATCCGACCCTTCTCGCCCCGAGACCCGCTGCCGCCGCGGCCGCTACGGCGTTACACCTCCACCCTTTGCTGCACCCCATTTTCTCAGGACAGGACTTGCAGCACCCACCCAGTCAcggcacatga